The Stutzerimonas stutzeri DNA window ACAGCTCGCTCTCGGCCAGCGACTCCGGCAGCGCCGCGCAATTGACGTGCACCAGCGGCTTGTTGCGCCGGCGGGAATGCCGATGCAGCCAGCGCGCGAACAACTCCTTGCCGACCCCGGTTTCGCCCAACAGCAGCACCGGCAGCTCGGAGTCGGCCACCACCTGCAGCTCGCGCAGCAGCTCGCGGATCGCCTCGCTCTGGCCGAGAATCTCACCCTCGCCGTGCTCCACCGAGGACTCCAGCACATCGCTGCGCGCCAGGCGCAGGCCGCGGTTCTCGTGTTCCAGACGGGTCACCCGCACGGCGGCCTCGATCACCAGGGTGAAACGCTGCAGATCGCAGCGGGCCGCATCATCGAAGGTGCCGGCATGCAAGGCATCGAGGGTCAGCGCGCCCCACAGCTTACCCTCGACGTAGAGGCTGACGCCCATGCAGTCGTGCACTGGCAGGGGTTCGCCGACATGCGCGTCGAGCAGGCCGTCGTAGGGGTCGGGCAGGCGACTGTCAGGCTCGAACCAGGTCGGCTCGCGCTGGGAGAGGATCGCGGCCAACCGCGGATGCTGGGCGACGACGAAGCGCCGGCCGAGCGCTTCCTGCACCAGCCCGACCGCGGCCAGCGGACGCAGGCTGTCCTCGTCCAGGCGCAACAGCACCACCGCGCCGCAATTGAAATGCTGCTGCAAGGTATGCACGAGGCGCTGCAAGCGCACGGCGTTGGGCAGTTCGGTGGTCAGGTCGGCGAGCAGGGCATCAGCCATCATGGTTCTAGTTACCCTCAAGGTTTTCCGCACCATAACCTGCACGGGTAAATTTCACCAGCGGCGTGCTGCAGTTGGCGATTTTCGGAGCCTCCGGCGATGGCACGCCTGTTGCGATGGCTCGGTCATCGTCATCAGGAACGTTGTCATGAGCACAGACCTTATCGACCAGACCCTCGGCAACCTCGCCTGCTCGCTGCCGGGAGCCACCCGCGTCTTCTGCCACTATCGCCTGGACTTCTGCTGCGGCGGCGACCTCTCGCTGGGCGAGGCCGCACGGCGTATCGGCGTCGAGCCCCAGATCGTCGCCGAGGCGCTGCTCGCCCTCGAGCCTGAGGAAGCGCAACGGGACTGGCGCAACGTGCCCGCGGGCGAGCTAATCGACTACCTGCTGGCGCGCTTCCACGAACGTCACCGTGACCAGTTCCCCGAGCTGATCCGCCTGGCCAGCCGGGTCGAGCAGGTTCATGGCAGCCGCCCCGAATGCCCCAACGGACTCGCCCAGCACCTGTGGCACATGCAGCAGGAGCTTGAGAGCCACATGCTCAAGGAGGAGCAGATTCTCTTCCCCATGCTGCAGCGCGGCATGCGTTTCCCGCAGGCTCAGGGGCCGATCTCGGTGATGCGCTACGAGCATCAGGAGCACGGCAACGCGCTGGAACGACTGGCCGCACTGACCAACGACATCACGCCGCCGGCCAACGCCTGCAATACCTGGCGCGCGCTGTACCGCGGGTTGGAGGAAATGCGCAGCGACCTGATGCAGCACATCCACCTGGAGAACAACGTGCTGTTCCGCAACGCCGAAGCGCCGCTCGCGGCCAGCTCAGACGACGCTCAAACCATCGAGGTGCGGCAGCCATGAAACAGTACCTGCAACCGCTCGCCTGGGGCATGGCCATGGCCTCCATCGTCGCCGTGGCCAGCGGCTTCGCGCTCAGCATGGTGGCCAGTACCGCGCAGGCGGCGATGGCCCACGATCATGGCCCGCACGGCCAGGCAATGATCAGCGAGCCCCTGCCAGGTGCGCGATGGAGCACCGACGAGGCCCTGCGCGAGGGCATGACCCGCATCCACGAAGCGGTCCAGCGCAGCCTGCCGGACGCCCCGGGCCAGCCGATCGGTGACGAGGCTGCCGCCGATCTGCAGCGCGACATCGAGGCAGCGACCAGCTACCTCATTGCCAACTGCAAACTGCCGGAAGCCGCCGATGCCGCGCTGCACGGTCTGCTCATCGACCTGCTCAGGGGCGCCGAGGCGTTATCCGAAGCCGACCAGCGCGAGCAGGGCCTGCAACGCCTCGTCGAGGCGCTGGAGCGCTACCCGCAGCTGTTCGCCGAGCCGCTCTGGCGTGACGGTTTCGTCGCCCGTCTGCACTGATCCCACGCCGCGGCGACACGACCTATTGGCCAGACCTTGACCGTCATCAACGTCTGGCCTGCGCCATCGCCCAGCACTTGCGCTAGGCTGAAGCCCGACGTTTGTTGTTGTTCAATTGAAACAGGACGCCTTGCATGGTGCTTCACCGCGTACACCACCAGATCCTCCGCAGCCATCACCTGTTCGAACCGCTCAACGAAGAGCAGATGGAAGAACTGCTCAATGCCAGCCAGCTGCTCAACCTGGACAAGGGCGACAACCTGTTCCATCAGGGCGAGCCGGCACACAACTTCTACTTCGTCATCTCCGGTGCGGTGAAGGTCTACCGCCTGACACCGGACGGCCAGGAAAAGGTCTTCGAGGTGATCGGCAACCGCCAGACCTTCGCCGAAGCCATGATGCTGATGGACACGCCCAACTACGTCGCCTCGGCCCAGGCGGTCTGCCCGTCGCAGGTCTACCGCTTCTCCAACGCTGCCTACATGCGTCTGCTGGAGGCCAACCAGCGACTGACGTTCGCCCTGCTCGGCAAGCTCTGCGTGCGCCTGCACCAGCGCATCAACGAGATCGAGACGCTGTCGCTGAAGAACGCCACTCACCGCGTGGTGCGCTATCTGCTGACGCAACTGGCGCGGGTGAAGGACGACAGCAACAGCTTCGAACTGCCGATGGCCAAACAGCTGGTGGCCGGGCACCTGTCGATCCAGCCGGAGACGTTCTCACGGATCATCCGCCGACTGATCGACGAGGGCATCATCACCCAGGAAGGTCGGCAGATCGCCATCCTCGATCGTCAGCGGCTCGAGCAGTTCGAGTGAGTTGATCGCCATCAAAGTCGACGGCGCGAGCAGCGTGTCAGGCTTTGCTGGCGAGGAGGAGCACCACATGCCCAAGTGCCTGTACTGCCAGCAAGACAATCCGCCGGGGGACGCCGAATGCAGCAACTGCGGCATGCCCCTGCCGGAACACGCCGATGGCGCCCCGGAACGCCGCCAACGGCGTTTCCTCTGGTTCTGCATCGCCCTCAGCATCTTCTGTGCTGTGATGATCGTCTGGCTGCCGCGCTATCTGTTCTGATTGCCTGCCAGCAGCCTGGGGTGAATTTCGCTTCACCGTCCATGGGCTGGCGATCCACGAGCGATGTGCACGGTGGATGTAAAAAGCGACATCCACCCTACATGCCGCGCTGACCTCTCGCCCAACGAATCCCCGTCGTGGGCTGGATCGCACTTCAGCGATCCACGGGATGGCCATCCACCGCACGCTGTGCACGGTGGATGTGAAAAGCGACATCCACCCTACATGCCGCGCTGACCGCTCGCCCAACGAATCCCCTGTCGTGGGGTCACGCTTCAGCGATCCACCGGGTGGCCATCCACCGCACGCTGTGCACGGTGGATGTGAAAAGCGACATCCACCCTACGATCGAGCAGTGCAGCACCGCGGCGGTTGTAGCGAACCGCCCTCGTCTGCATTACCCGCCTACGGCTGGGTCAGCTGCTTGTACAACTGCGGCAGGCGGAACGGCAGCTGCTGAGGCTCCTTGATCAGGGTGTAGCCGTTGGCGCCGAACATGTACGGCAGGTAGTCGCCGGCTTCGCGGTCGATGGTGATGCAGAACGGCAGCAGCCCCTGCTTGCGCGCCTCCATGACGGCCTGACGGGTATCCTCGACGCCGTAGCGACCTTCATAGAGGTCCAAGTCATTCGGCTTGCCGTCGGTGACCAGCAGCAACAGCTTGCGCCGCTGCTTGCAGGCACCAAGCAGCTCGGTGGCCTGGCGGATGGCCGCGCCCATGCGGGTGTAGTAGCCGGGCTTGAGCGCCTGGATGCGTCCGCGGGTCTCGTCGCCGTAGGGCTGGCGGAAGCTCTTCAGCTCCTGCATGCGCACCTGCTGGCGGCGCAGCGAGGAGAAGCCGTACAGCGCAAAGGGATCGCCCACCGCCGACAGCGCCTCGCCGAACAGCAGCAGGCTGTCGGTCACCACGTCGATCACCCGGTGCTCGTTGTCCAGGTGCGCATCGGTGGACATCGACAGGTCGGCCAGCAGCAGACAGGCCAGGTCGCGGCGATTCTGCCGCTGTTCCATGAACAGGCCGCGGTCGGCGCACTGGCCGTTCTGCCGCTCGACGTGAAAATCGAGCCAGGCCTGCATGTCCAGCTCGGAACCCTGCGGTTGCTGGCGCAGCCACTGGCGGTCGTTGCGCAGGTGCTCGAACTGCCGGCGCAGGCGCCGCGCCAACGGCGACAGGTGCAGCGGCAACGGCTTGGCTTCCGAGCCGCGCGGCAGCATCAGCTGCAGGTTGACGAAATCCTTCTGCAGACGCTGCTTGCGATAATCCCACTCGGGCAACTTGATGCCCTCGCCCAGCGGCACATCGTCGAAGTCCGCGGCTGGCAGATCCAGGTCCAGCTTCAGCCCGCCGCCCTGACGCATGCGCTGACGCGACAGAGCCAGTTCGTCGAGATCCTCGGCGACACGGGCCGCGTCTAGGTCTTCGGTGTCGTCGCCGCAGCGGTCCAGCTCGATGTGTTCGGACCAGCTGAACAGGTTCTCCAGACGGAACAGCAGCAGGCCACCCTTGCTCGAGCTTTCCTCGACCCGCCGAGCCCGCTTGCGCTGGCGCGACTCGCCGCCGGGCGGGGTTTCCAGATTGCCCTCGCCTTCCTCGGCGCGCTGGGTGGTCTGGGGCTCGCCTAGGTTGTCCGCCGGATACAGCCACAGCGGCAGCGGCCAGGGCGCGCGCTCGCTACGCGGGAACTGGCTGACGCTGCCCGGTTCACGCAGCGCCTGGCACAGCGCGCTTTCCAGTGCGGCCTCGGCCTTGGGCAGCTGGCTCGGGTCCGGGCGCAACTGCAGATGAGCCTCGACCAGGCGCCGGTAACGCGCACGCATGGCCGGGAACTGCTCGAGGATGGCCTGGGTCCAGCGCTGGTTGTCCCGCGCCCAATGGCGCATCTGCCCCGCCTGCGCGGCGAGCAGCGCCAGCCAGCGATACAGGTCCTGGTTCAGCGAGACTTCCGGGTACACCGCCAGGCTCTGTGGCAGCCGCAGATTGCTGGCGTCGCACCAGGCCACCGGCAGTTGCTTGCAGGTGCCGGCGACCTGCTGCAGCAGGTTGCGCCGCACGAGCATGTCACGCGCGCTGGCGGCCTCGACACCCACGCCGCTGGCGCCGCCCATGGCGCGGAACAGCAGCGACAGCGGCCGCTGCATGCTCTCAAGTTCCACCCGTGCCTCGGGAAAGTCCGGGCTGGCGCGACGGGTGATGAAGCGGTGCCAGACACTGCCGACCCACTCTTCCACTTCGATGGTAAAGGCCATGGCGGGTTACTCCGTGCTGGCAGTTGGAACGCAAAACGGCCCGCTATTACCAGCCGGGCCGTCGATGCTCATTGCGAACCGTCTCAGGCCGCGGCGGCTGCCGCTGCTGCGACCGGTACTCGACCGCGCTGGCGGAAGCTGTACAGGTAGCAGACCAGACCGATCAGGAAGAACACCCCGGCGACCAGGCGCAGCCAGAAGAAGATGGCCAGCTGGTCGGCAGTCGCCATGAAGGACATGGCGGCGCCATCGGCAGGGATGCGTTGCAGCCAGACCTGCACCACGCCGGCAGCAGTCAGGAACAGGGTGATGGCGACCATGGACAGGGTCATCAGCCAGAAGCCCCAGACCTCGACGCGCTGTGCCCGTGCATCCGGTGCTTCACCCAGGCCACGCAGACGCGGCATGGCATAGCTGATCATGGTCATCACGATCATCGCGTAGGCGCCGTAGAATGCCAGGTGGCCATGCGCAGCGGTCAGCTGCGAACCGTGGGTGTAGTAGTTCACCGGGGCCAGGGTGTGCAGGAAGCCCCATACACCGGCGCCGAGGAAGGCGGTCACGGTGGTGCCGATGGCCCACAGCGAGGCGGCCTTGTTCGGGTGTTCGCGGCGACGACGGTTCACCATGTTCAGGGCGAACAGCACCATGGCGAAGAACGGCAGCGGCTCAAGGGCGGAGAAGATCGAGCCCAGCCACAGCCACACGGTCGGTGCGCCGATCCAGAAGAAGTGGTGGCCGGTGCCGATGATGCCGGTGATCAGCGCCATGGCGATGATCACGTAGAGCCACTTCTCGACCACTTCGCGGTCCACGCCGGTGATCTTGATCAGGACGAAGGCCAACATCGAACCCATGATCAGCTCCCACACGCCTTCCACCCACAGGTGCACGACGAACCACCAGTAGTACTTGTCGCGCGCCAGGTTCTCCGGGTTGTAGAAGGAGAACAGGAAGAACACCGCGAGGCCGATCAGACCGGTCATCATCACCGTGCTGACCACGGTCTTGCGACCCTTGAGCATGGTCATGCCGATGTTGTAGAGGAAGCCCAGCGCCACGATCACGATGCCGATCTTGGTGATCGTCGGCTGCTCCAGGAACTCGCGCCCCATGGTCGGCAGCAGCTCGTTCTTGGTCATTTCCGCCAGACCCGCGTAGGGCACGAACAGGTAACCGAGAATGGTCAGCACGCCGGCGGCGGCGAACACCCAGAACAGGATGATGGCCAATTTCGGGCTGTGCAGCTCACGGTCCGCTTCCTCGGGGATGAGGTAGTAGGCCGCGCCCATGAAGCCGAACAGCAACCAGACGATCAGCAGGTTGGTGTGCACCATCCGCGCCACGTTGAACGGCAGCAGCGGGAACAGGAAGTCGCCCACCACGTACTGCAGCCCCATGATCAGACCGAAGAGGATCTGACCGACGAACAGGATCAGTGCAAACACGAAGTAGGGTTTGGCGACCGCCTGCGATTGGAATTTGAGATGCGGGTTAATGATGCCCATCTCGTGGCCCTCCTTTGAATTCGGAAACAAAGACGTTCATCACTCAACCTTCCTTGTTTGGCGGCCAGTTGTTGGTGTCGATCTTCGAAGTCCACTTGAGGAACTCCGCCATATCGTCAACTTGCTGCTCGGTCAGATTGAATTGCGGCATCGCGCGGCGTCCGGGGGCGCCGAGTGGCTGAGCCTTCATCCAGGCGTGCAGGAAGGGCTTGAAGGCCTCCTCACCACCCCGGCGGACGAACACGTTGCCCAGCTCCGGCGCGAAGTAGGCGCCTTCACCCAGCAGGCTGTGGCAGCCGATGCAGTTGTTGTTTTCCCAGACCGCCTTGCCGCGAACCACCGCCTCGGTCATCTCCGATGCATTGGTTCGTTCGGGGAAAGTCTGCTCTGTGTGGTAAGTGAGGCCGAGGAATACCAGGAAGAAGAACACGCTTCCTCCGAAGTAAATATTCCTGGCCATCCCTTTGGTGAAGGTCTCGGACATGGTCGCCTCCTCATGGCTTGGCGTGGCCAGTTTAAGAAGGGGGCTATCGAAACCTGCTTGATGGCAATCAAGAAAAACCCGAACGCAACAGTCAGGCTTTCCAGCGAGATCGAAGGGAGGCCGCAAGCCCTTGCCGGGCAAGGGCTCCAGCGCTTTTCAGGCGCGCCCGCCGGGCATCGGGCCGCTGTGCAACGGGCTTGTGCACCCGCTGGCCGGCGCTGCCGACGAGGGCGAACGGCAGCGCCGACGGAGGCTCAGGCGCGGCGCTGAGCGGCCAGGCGCAGGCCGGTCTTCTTCAGAATGCGACTGGACACCAGCATCTCGTTCGCGCGACAGGCAGTGCCGAGCAACGCGCGGATCTGGTTGCGGTAGGCCTCGATGTCGCTGGCATCGCGCCCGTGCACCATGGCGAACAGGTTGTAAGGCCAACCCTCGCGGCGTGGCCGTCGATAGCAGTGGCTGACGAAGGGCTGAGCACCGATCAGCGCGCCCAGACGGTCGATCTCGGCATCGTCGACATCCCACACGGTCATGCCGTTGTGCCGGTAACCCAGGCGGTAGTGGTTGGGCACCGCGGCGATCCGCCGAATCGCCCCTTCGGCCTGCAGGCGCTGCAGCAGCGCCAGGGTGTCGTCCACCTCGAGCCCCAGCTCGCCGGCGAGCCAGGCCCAGGGGTCGGCCACCAGCGGCAGACCGGCCTCGGTGAGTTCGACCAACCGACGCACCAGCGCTTCGTCAGACGGGGAAGTGCAAACCGACATGATAGGTTTTCTCCTTCGGCAGGTTGAGCACCGTCAGGCCGGTCTGCGCCTCGATGCGGGCGATGGTTTCGGCGATGCCCGCGG harbors:
- a CDS encoding c-type cytochrome → MSETFTKGMARNIYFGGSVFFFLVFLGLTYHTEQTFPERTNASEMTEAVVRGKAVWENNNCIGCHSLLGEGAYFAPELGNVFVRRGGEEAFKPFLHAWMKAQPLGAPGRRAMPQFNLTEQQVDDMAEFLKWTSKIDTNNWPPNKEG
- the ytfE gene encoding iron-sulfur cluster repair protein YtfE, with protein sequence MSTDLIDQTLGNLACSLPGATRVFCHYRLDFCCGGDLSLGEAARRIGVEPQIVAEALLALEPEEAQRDWRNVPAGELIDYLLARFHERHRDQFPELIRLASRVEQVHGSRPECPNGLAQHLWHMQQELESHMLKEEQILFPMLQRGMRFPQAQGPISVMRYEHQEHGNALERLAALTNDITPPANACNTWRALYRGLEEMRSDLMQHIHLENNVLFRNAEAPLAASSDDAQTIEVRQP
- the norR gene encoding nitric oxide reductase transcriptional regulator NorR: MMADALLADLTTELPNAVRLQRLVHTLQQHFNCGAVVLLRLDEDSLRPLAAVGLVQEALGRRFVVAQHPRLAAILSQREPTWFEPDSRLPDPYDGLLDAHVGEPLPVHDCMGVSLYVEGKLWGALTLDALHAGTFDDAARCDLQRFTLVIEAAVRVTRLEHENRGLRLARSDVLESSVEHGEGEILGQSEAIRELLRELQVVADSELPVLLLGETGVGKELFARWLHRHSRRRNKPLVHVNCAALPESLAESELFGHVKGAFSGATTDRPGRFDAANGGTLLLDEVGELPLTVQAKLLRTLQNGEIQRLGADKPRQVDVRIIAATNRNLRDSVRDGHFRADLYHRLSVYPAPIPPLRERGNDVLILAGHFLELNRARLGLRSMRLSPAAERALLAYSWPGNVRELEHVVSRAALRLLSRGASRSEILTLEPELLDLDSHVAGTEAPALAEQPVAVDEILSLRQTVDAAQRRAIVYALEASAENWAQAARLLDVDPSNLHKLARRLKLK
- a CDS encoding Crp/Fnr family transcriptional regulator; protein product: MVLHRVHHQILRSHHLFEPLNEEQMEELLNASQLLNLDKGDNLFHQGEPAHNFYFVISGAVKVYRLTPDGQEKVFEVIGNRQTFAEAMMLMDTPNYVASAQAVCPSQVYRFSNAAYMRLLEANQRLTFALLGKLCVRLHQRINEIETLSLKNATHRVVRYLLTQLARVKDDSNSFELPMAKQLVAGHLSIQPETFSRIIRRLIDEGIITQEGRQIAILDRQRLEQFE
- a CDS encoding cbb3-type cytochrome c oxidase subunit I, whose protein sequence is MGIINPHLKFQSQAVAKPYFVFALILFVGQILFGLIMGLQYVVGDFLFPLLPFNVARMVHTNLLIVWLLFGFMGAAYYLIPEEADRELHSPKLAIILFWVFAAAGVLTILGYLFVPYAGLAEMTKNELLPTMGREFLEQPTITKIGIVIVALGFLYNIGMTMLKGRKTVVSTVMMTGLIGLAVFFLFSFYNPENLARDKYYWWFVVHLWVEGVWELIMGSMLAFVLIKITGVDREVVEKWLYVIIAMALITGIIGTGHHFFWIGAPTVWLWLGSIFSALEPLPFFAMVLFALNMVNRRRREHPNKAASLWAIGTTVTAFLGAGVWGFLHTLAPVNYYTHGSQLTAAHGHLAFYGAYAMIVMTMISYAMPRLRGLGEAPDARAQRVEVWGFWLMTLSMVAITLFLTAAGVVQVWLQRIPADGAAMSFMATADQLAIFFWLRLVAGVFFLIGLVCYLYSFRQRGRVPVAAAAAAAA
- a CDS encoding Lrp/AsnC family transcriptional regulator codes for the protein MSVCTSPSDEALVRRLVELTEAGLPLVADPWAWLAGELGLEVDDTLALLQRLQAEGAIRRIAAVPNHYRLGYRHNGMTVWDVDDAEIDRLGALIGAQPFVSHCYRRPRREGWPYNLFAMVHGRDASDIEAYRNQIRALLGTACRANEMLVSSRILKKTGLRLAAQRRA
- a CDS encoding nitric oxide reductase activation protein NorD; amino-acid sequence: MAFTIEVEEWVGSVWHRFITRRASPDFPEARVELESMQRPLSLLFRAMGGASGVGVEAASARDMLVRRNLLQQVAGTCKQLPVAWCDASNLRLPQSLAVYPEVSLNQDLYRWLALLAAQAGQMRHWARDNQRWTQAILEQFPAMRARYRRLVEAHLQLRPDPSQLPKAEAALESALCQALREPGSVSQFPRSERAPWPLPLWLYPADNLGEPQTTQRAEEGEGNLETPPGGESRQRKRARRVEESSSKGGLLLFRLENLFSWSEHIELDRCGDDTEDLDAARVAEDLDELALSRQRMRQGGGLKLDLDLPAADFDDVPLGEGIKLPEWDYRKQRLQKDFVNLQLMLPRGSEAKPLPLHLSPLARRLRRQFEHLRNDRQWLRQQPQGSELDMQAWLDFHVERQNGQCADRGLFMEQRQNRRDLACLLLADLSMSTDAHLDNEHRVIDVVTDSLLLFGEALSAVGDPFALYGFSSLRRQQVRMQELKSFRQPYGDETRGRIQALKPGYYTRMGAAIRQATELLGACKQRRKLLLLVTDGKPNDLDLYEGRYGVEDTRQAVMEARKQGLLPFCITIDREAGDYLPYMFGANGYTLIKEPQQLPFRLPQLYKQLTQP